A single Tenacibaculum sp. 190524A02b DNA region contains:
- a CDS encoding trypsin-like peptidase domain-containing protein, translated as MKKTLQKVVALATLFACAFHLNAQSILKVGEEFDVNVDLTQKKYQTLVQQKLQGKSTKDGTKALVYEKEFFSKNASYIKLYFENFDLAPGDYVEISGAKSKESILYGGKGKIIDQELNMISDFWSRVMLDDKVVVKLYSSGKIGSHKGFEIKKVAYGFSEEKIQKQLMADQQQRSICSADNKEAIVCYNGTEMFEKAKAVCRLLIGGSSLCTGWLLGSEGNLMTNNHCIGSASAAQNTDYMFNYQHSNCAGTSNATTDVVASSATFIKTNSSLDYTLVKLPVNPTNTYGYLSLSSAIPAAGDRIYIPQHPGGRRKEISVKTDTDATAGGFSRVYQSSSGSGQQVRYYADTEGGSSGSPVLDYNSNLVIAIHNTGGCPNGSYGRCDNLINAIGSDMPANGVDGTGGGDPDPTGCSSTVSSFPYNESFESNDGWTQATGDDGNWVRDASGTPSSNTGPSSGANGSYYMFLEASTNGSTGQIGANATAILESPCFNLSGQSQATFKFQNHMYGTSVGSLKLEASTNEGSSWTSLWSLSGNQGNQWNAVSVNLASYLGQAKLKLRFVGTTGSSWSSDIAIDAISLSTDGGGDPDPGCSTLNFNDYTITSFSNQDSAGDYSVGSGGASLNLTNNTWKYISYNYTVTANTVIEFQFSSTSEGEIHGVGFENDNSLTSSRYFKVHGTQNYGVTNFDNYAGGTKTYVIPVGDSYTGTMDRLVFINDNDAGSGNNSTFSNVKIYEGSCTQSTFEVASFGTRIDRIGNEDEGLFSSLQLAPNPIQKGNYLKLVGPSKDISGAKYSVINILGQVLDNGTLNNSKAINVSKLNTGIYILKLENEFTKTTKRFIIE; from the coding sequence ATGAAAAAAACCCTTCAAAAAGTGGTGGCTTTAGCCACCCTATTCGCCTGTGCATTTCACTTAAATGCACAATCTATCTTAAAGGTTGGAGAAGAATTTGACGTAAATGTTGACTTAACTCAAAAAAAGTATCAGACATTAGTTCAACAGAAGCTCCAAGGAAAATCTACCAAAGATGGAACAAAAGCTCTAGTGTATGAAAAAGAATTCTTCTCTAAAAATGCTTCATACATCAAATTGTATTTTGAAAATTTTGATCTTGCTCCAGGAGATTACGTAGAAATTTCAGGCGCTAAAAGTAAAGAATCCATTCTTTATGGTGGAAAAGGAAAAATTATTGACCAAGAACTTAATATGATTAGTGATTTCTGGTCTAGAGTTATGCTAGATGATAAAGTAGTTGTAAAACTATACTCTTCTGGTAAAATAGGATCTCATAAAGGTTTTGAGATTAAAAAAGTAGCTTACGGATTTAGTGAAGAAAAAATCCAAAAACAATTGATGGCTGATCAACAACAACGTTCAATTTGTTCTGCTGATAACAAGGAAGCAATTGTTTGTTACAATGGAACTGAGATGTTTGAAAAAGCAAAAGCTGTATGTAGATTACTAATTGGTGGTAGCTCTTTATGTACCGGATGGTTATTAGGAAGCGAAGGTAACTTAATGACTAACAATCATTGCATTGGCTCTGCTTCTGCTGCACAAAATACTGATTACATGTTTAACTATCAACATTCAAATTGTGCAGGTACTAGTAATGCTACTACAGACGTAGTTGCTTCTTCTGCTACTTTTATTAAAACTAACTCAAGTTTAGATTACACGTTGGTTAAATTACCTGTAAACCCAACAAATACCTATGGATATTTAAGTTTAAGTTCTGCTATTCCAGCTGCTGGAGATAGAATTTATATTCCACAACATCCAGGAGGAAGAAGAAAAGAGATTTCTGTAAAAACGGACACAGATGCTACTGCTGGTGGTTTCTCTAGAGTATATCAAAGTTCATCAGGCTCTGGACAACAAGTTAGATATTATGCAGATACTGAAGGAGGAAGTTCAGGTTCTCCTGTTTTAGATTACAATTCTAATTTGGTAATTGCTATTCATAACACAGGTGGATGCCCTAATGGATCGTATGGTAGATGTGATAATTTAATTAATGCTATTGGCTCTGATATGCCTGCAAATGGTGTTGATGGTACTGGTGGTGGTGACCCTGATCCAACTGGGTGTAGTTCTACCGTAAGTTCTTTTCCTTACAATGAAAGTTTTGAGTCTAATGATGGTTGGACACAAGCTACTGGTGATGATGGAAATTGGGTTAGAGATGCTTCTGGAACTCCATCTTCAAACACAGGACCAAGCTCTGGGGCTAATGGTTCTTACTATATGTTCTTAGAAGCTTCTACAAACGGAAGTACTGGACAAATTGGTGCTAATGCTACCGCTATTTTAGAGAGTCCATGTTTCAACTTATCAGGTCAGTCTCAAGCTACTTTTAAGTTCCAAAATCATATGTATGGAACAAGTGTTGGTTCCTTAAAATTAGAAGCTTCTACTAATGAGGGTTCTTCTTGGACTTCTTTATGGTCTTTATCTGGAAATCAAGGGAATCAATGGAATGCTGTTTCTGTAAATTTAGCTTCGTATTTAGGACAAGCTAAATTAAAGTTACGTTTTGTTGGTACTACTGGATCAAGTTGGTCTAGTGATATTGCTATTGATGCTATTTCTTTAAGTACTGATGGTGGTGGTGATCCTGATCCAGGGTGTAGCACTTTAAACTTTAATGATTATACTATTACTTCTTTCTCTAATCAAGATTCTGCTGGAGATTATTCAGTAGGTAGTGGTGGTGCCTCTCTAAATTTAACTAACAATACTTGGAAATATATTTCATACAATTACACTGTAACTGCTAATACTGTTATTGAATTCCAGTTTAGTAGTACTTCAGAGGGAGAAATTCATGGAGTAGGTTTTGAAAATGATAATTCATTAACTTCATCTAGATATTTCAAAGTACATGGTACTCAAAACTATGGTGTTACTAACTTTGACAATTATGCTGGTGGTACCAAAACATATGTAATTCCAGTTGGAGATTCTTATACAGGTACTATGGATAGATTAGTATTTATAAATGATAATGATGCTGGTTCTGGAAATAATTCTACCTTCTCTAATGTAAAAATTTACGAAGGTTCTTGTACGCAATCTACTTTCGAGGTTGCTTCTTTTGGTACTAGAATTGACAGAATTGGTAATGAAGATGAAGGTTTATTCTCTTCACTTCAGTTAGCTCCAAACCCTATACAAAAAGGGAACTACTTAAAATTAGTTGGTCCTAGTAAGGATATTTCAGGAGCTAAATATTCAGTAATTAATATTCTTGGTCAAGTATTAGACAACGGTACTTTAAACAACAGTAAAGCTATCAATGTAAGCAAATTGAACACAGGAATTTATATTCTGAAATTAGAAAATGAGTTTACTAAAACAACCAAACGTTTTATTATAGAATAA
- the prfH gene encoding peptide chain release factor H, protein MEIKIIQLTAGRGPAECTWVVAKVLKTFIEKLIENNIAYTILQKENGVENGTIQSVTLQLKGKELTPFLKEWLGTIQWIGKSAFRKYHKRSNWFIGCFELPLIKEQTIQEKDIEFQAIRSSGSGGQHVNKVSSAIRAKHVPTGIQVLVSESRSQHQNKKIAIQRLKEQVANHNIIQLQNSVKQEWENHLNLQRGNPIKIFTGTDFKVQKKKKNYKSKRSQLKNDLRKQLE, encoded by the coding sequence ATGGAAATAAAAATAATACAATTAACCGCAGGCCGTGGTCCTGCGGAATGCACTTGGGTTGTAGCCAAGGTTTTAAAAACGTTCATTGAAAAACTAATAGAAAATAACATTGCCTACACTATTCTTCAAAAAGAAAATGGAGTAGAAAATGGTACGATACAGTCCGTAACATTACAACTAAAAGGAAAAGAATTAACTCCTTTTTTAAAAGAATGGTTAGGTACTATTCAGTGGATTGGTAAATCTGCATTCAGAAAATACCACAAACGTAGTAACTGGTTTATTGGTTGTTTTGAATTGCCACTTATAAAAGAACAAACCATACAAGAAAAAGATATCGAATTTCAAGCAATTAGAAGTTCAGGTTCCGGAGGACAACATGTAAATAAAGTAAGTTCAGCAATAAGAGCAAAACATGTTCCAACAGGGATTCAGGTATTGGTTTCAGAAAGTAGATCGCAGCATCAAAATAAAAAAATAGCGATACAACGATTGAAAGAACAAGTAGCAAATCATAACATAATACAGTTACAAAACAGTGTTAAACAAGAATGGGAAAACCATTTGAACTTACAAAGAGGGAATCCTATAAAAATATTTACAGGAACCGATTTTAAAGTTCAAAAGAAAAAGAAAAACTATAAATCAAAACGAAGTCAATTAAAAAACGACTTGCGAAAACAATTAGAATAA